A region from the Pelecanus crispus isolate bPelCri1 chromosome 11, bPelCri1.pri, whole genome shotgun sequence genome encodes:
- the LOC142594533 gene encoding nucleoside diphosphate kinase 3-like: MICLVLGLFAGLFQSACSGANERTFVAIKPDGVQRHLVGEIIRRFERKGLQLVGLKLLRASEELLKEHYIALRDRPFYSRLVKYMSSGPVVAMVWQGLDVVKTVRTMIGETNPAESRPGTIRGDFCIEVSKNVIHGSDSVESARQEISLWFRPEELTCWEDTAEHWTYA, encoded by the exons ATGATCTGCCTGGTGCTGGGCCTCTTCGCCGGCCTCTTCCAGAGCG CCTGCAGCGGGGCCAACGAGCGCACCTTCGTGGCCATCAAGCCGGACGGGGTCCAGCGGCACCTGGTCGGGGAGATCATCCGGCGGTTCGAGAGGAAGGGCCTGCAGCTGGTGGGGCTGAAGCTCCTGCGG GCCTCGGAGGAGCTTCTGAAAGAGCACTACATCGCCCTTCGTGACCGTCCCTTCTACAGCCGTCTGGTGAAGTACATGAGCTCTGGGCCTGTGGTGGCCATG GTCTGGCAGGGCCTGGATGTGGTCAAGACAGTTCGCACCATGATTGGAGAGACGAACCCAGCTGAATCCAGGCCTGGCACTATCCGAGGAGACTTCTGCATTGAAGTCAGCAA GAATGTGATCCATGGCAGCGACTCGGTTGAGAGCGCCCGGCAGGAGATCTCCCTCTGGTTCCGCCCGGAGGAGCTGACTTGCTGGGAGGACACGGCCGAGCACTGGACCTACGCGTGA
- the LOC142594622 gene encoding SPRY domain-containing SOCS box protein 3-like, producing the protein MEYSCGTAAIRGNKELADGQHFWEIKMTSPVYGTDMMVGIGTSDVNLDKYRHTFCSLLGKDEDSWGLSYTGLLHHKGDKTNFSSRFGQGSIIGVHLDTWHRMLTFFKNRKCIGVAATKLQNKKFYPMVCSTVAKSSMKVIRSCASCTSLQYLCCYRLRQLLPDYVDTLEVLPLPPGLKQVLHNRLGWVLSMNCSMSKPSSSSSSSSGSDSDSSYGSDAEACQRKRCRRT; encoded by the exons ATGGAGTACAGCTGCGGCACCGCCGCCATCCGGGGAAACAAAGAGCTGGCAGATGGGCAGCACTTCTGGGAGATCAAGATGACCTCCCCGGTCTACGGCACAGATATG ATGGTGGGAATTGGGACATCGGACGTGAACCTGGACAAGTACCGCCACACCTTCTGCAGCCTGCTGGGCAAGGATGAGGACAGCTGGGGACTCTCCTACACAG gaCTACTGCATCACAAGGGAGACAAAACAAACTTCTCTTCGAGGTTTGGCCAAGGCTCCATCATCGGGGTGCATTTGGACACGTGGCACAGGATGCTCACGTTCTTCAAAAACCGCAAGTGCATAG GGGTTGCAGCTACGAAGCTGCAGAACAAGAAGTTTTACCCTATGGTGTGCTCAACGGTGGCCAAGAGCAGCATGAAGGTGATCCGCTCCTGCGCCAGCTGCACATCCCTCCAGTATCTCTGCTGTTACCGCCTGCGCCAGCTCCTGCCCGACTACGTGGACACGCTGGAGGTGCTGCCATTGCCACCGGGACTCAAGCAGGTGCTACACAACAGACTGGGGTGGGTCTTAAGCATGAACTGTAGCATGTCgaagccctcctcctcctcctcctcctcatcggGAAGCGACTCAGACAGCTCCTATGGCTCAGACGCAGAGGCCTGCCAAAGGAAGAGGTGCAGGAGGACATAA